AAGCGCTATCAGCTGGTGTGATTACGCGTGATCAATTTGATTTATTAGCGGTGGCAATTAATACCGGTACAAACTTACCTAGTGTTGCGACCCCTAATGGACAAGCAGCTTTTTTATTCTTACTTACTTCTGCAATAGCGCCACTTATTAGGTTGTCTTACGGCCGTATGGTAATCATGGCATTTCCATACACAATTGTGCTGACCATTGTTGGTTTATTAGCCATATCAAGTGGTTTATTAGAAGGAAAAACTCAAGAATTTTATGATGCAGGCTTAATATCACATCATGTTGCAGATGACAGTAAAGCAACTTCAAACGCACATTAACCGTGAAAGGCGCCGAAAGGCGCTTTTTTATTAACTATTTACAATTTGCTTGATGACAATAAATTCGCTTAAAGGTAATCTAGCGATCAAAAAACAATAAGGAATACCTGTGAATTTTTTAAGTAACTTAACAACAAATAAAAACGCTTGGTTATTACTGTTCATTAGTGCTTTATCACTAGAGCTTGCCGCTTTGTATTTTCAATACATGATGGAGTTGAAGCCTTGTGTGATGTGTATCTATCAACGTGCTGCTATGTGGGCCATTGTGTTTGCTGGTATCGTTGGTTATTTCACTTGCTCTTCTGTTTTTGGACGTTTGATTGCTTATGGTTTATGGGCAACTGGTGCTATTTGGGGCCTATTAATCGCTAACGAACATGTTGATATGCAAAATGCTTCGATGGCGTTTTTATACGGTTGTGAGTTAGTACCCAACTTTCCACAATGGGCGCCGTTACACGAATGGCTACCTGCACTTTTTAAAGCTGATGGTAGTTGTAGTGATATTGATTGGCAATTCTTAGGTTACAGTATGCCACAATGGATGGTGGTCATTTACAGCGTTTATACGGCTCTATTTGCTGCGGTTCTTCTAAGCAGACTTAAACAAACCAAAATGTTTTAATTTACCAACCCCAAAGGTCATGTTGATGGTCTTTGGGGTTGATTATCATCAGGTTAATTGAACATATTTTTCATACTGTCAGCAAAAGCGACAAACTTTTCTTTAATAGTACGTTTCAATTTAATATCAACACCACCAAACACAACAAAACCTTCAATGATAATTGTTGGTGCGTTTTTGTTACCAAATGAAGGGGCTTTATTCGAAACACCACCAAAAACACAAAAGGCTTTTGAAACAACGTTTACATTTTCGGGAACATAAACATTTTCACCACCGAATAAACAAAACACTTTTAACGTTGTACGCTGTTGTGAAAATACTGCTTCACTAAAATCAATGTTGCTTCCACCAAAAACACTGATGGTTCTTAATTCCTTGGCAACTGACCAGCACCCACTACGATCACTACCACCAAAGATATTCACCATGTAATCAACTTCTTCACCCTCATGAGGGGCAAATTGTGGCTCAAAATCGCGTTGCTTGTTTTCAACATAGTCTTTATCTACTTCTAGATCTAAGTCTTCAGCTAGCGCTGCGATTTCAACATTGTTTTGGCTATTCATTGCGATATCTAGCCGTCTTTCAAAAGCTTCAAATGATAGTTTTCCATGACTGTAATTCATCACAAGTTGGTCAATCACTTCATCACGAACTGCTTCTGTTGGTCTATCTTCAATTTTCACCGGCATAAGAACGTCCTATTTCATTGTAATATTATGATTCAAGCAAATTATACACCAACAGAATATAACTATTTAAAACAATAATCTAAGCAAGTTAATTAAGAATTTAAATAGTCAATTTCACGTTTATTCGTTAAATTAACAACATTATCGCTTAATTAGCCACTGCTAAGATTCCAGCCGTTAATAAGTATTAGCGTTTTTAATAACAAATAAATCAGATAAACGAACACGCTCTATTACAATTGTCCCTTATTCTATAGTCAAACTTTTAAAAAAAAGTGAATAATGGGTTACTCAATGTAGGAATGTGAAAATATTCCATGTAAAATCTGAACGATTATTACGTGACCCATAATTTGGCATATATTGAGACTTTAATGACCATTAATATTAAAAGCCTAGAAGAAATAGAAAAAATGCGTATTGCTGGCAAGCTAGCATCAGACGTTTTAACAATGATTGAGCCGCATGTAAAAGCAGGTATTACTACTGACGAGTTAAATACTATTTGTGCACAATACACAGAGCAAGAGCAACAGGCTATTTCAGCCCCGCTGAATTACCATGGTTTTCCTAAATCAATTTGCACCTCAGTTAACCATGTTGTATGTCATGGTATTCCTAATGATGTGCCACTAGAGGATGGCGATATTATCAATATCGATATAACCGTGATAAAAGATGGCTTTCATGGTGATACCAGCAAAATGTTTTTAGTAGGTGATGTTTCACCGGAAGATAATCGATTGTGCCGTATTACCCAAGAAGCACTCTATGTTGGTTTGAAAAAAGTAAAACCAGGTAACACTTTTGGTGAAATTGGTAGTGCTATACAAAAATTTATTAAGAAATCAGGCCGCTATTCGATTGTGAAAGAATATTGTGGCCATGGTATTGGTACTGAGTTTCATGAAGAACCTCAAATTGTGCATTATAAAAATAATGACAAAACCAAAATGCAAGAAGGTATGTGTTTTACGGTTGAACCGATGATTAACCTTGGACGTGCAAACACGGTATTAGATAAACAAGACAACTGGACGGTATATACAATAGACGGCAAAAAGTCTGCACAATGGGAACATACCATTGTAGTGACTAAAACCGGTTGTGAAATTCTTACTTTGCGAAAAGAAGAGTCTATTCCGAGAGTATTACATAACTAATTCAGTAATTAACTTATAAGTGAGTGCAATTTTGCTTGATGAAAGTATAGTT
The Thalassotalea hakodatensis genome window above contains:
- the dsbB gene encoding disulfide bond formation protein DsbB, yielding MNFLSNLTTNKNAWLLLFISALSLELAALYFQYMMELKPCVMCIYQRAAMWAIVFAGIVGYFTCSSVFGRLIAYGLWATGAIWGLLIANEHVDMQNASMAFLYGCELVPNFPQWAPLHEWLPALFKADGSCSDIDWQFLGYSMPQWMVVIYSVYTALFAAVLLSRLKQTKMF
- the map gene encoding type I methionyl aminopeptidase produces the protein MTINIKSLEEIEKMRIAGKLASDVLTMIEPHVKAGITTDELNTICAQYTEQEQQAISAPLNYHGFPKSICTSVNHVVCHGIPNDVPLEDGDIINIDITVIKDGFHGDTSKMFLVGDVSPEDNRLCRITQEALYVGLKKVKPGNTFGEIGSAIQKFIKKSGRYSIVKEYCGHGIGTEFHEEPQIVHYKNNDKTKMQEGMCFTVEPMINLGRANTVLDKQDNWTVYTIDGKKSAQWEHTIVVTKTGCEILTLRKEESIPRVLHN
- a CDS encoding LiaF domain-containing protein; its protein translation is MPVKIEDRPTEAVRDEVIDQLVMNYSHGKLSFEAFERRLDIAMNSQNNVEIAALAEDLDLEVDKDYVENKQRDFEPQFAPHEGEEVDYMVNIFGGSDRSGCWSVAKELRTISVFGGSNIDFSEAVFSQQRTTLKVFCLFGGENVYVPENVNVVSKAFCVFGGVSNKAPSFGNKNAPTIIIEGFVVFGGVDIKLKRTIKEKFVAFADSMKNMFN